The Pogona vitticeps strain Pit_001003342236 chromosome 6, PviZW2.1, whole genome shotgun sequence genome contains a region encoding:
- the APEX1 gene encoding DNA repair nuclease/redox regulator APEX1, translating to MPKRGKKKGEDEALPEEKEVAEPEPKKAKKGGAKAEKEADGPIMYQDPPDKLTSPSGKKYTLKVTSWNVDGIRAWFKKKGLEWVCKENPDVLCLQETKCAEKQLPAEVRDLAEYPHKYWACSDDKEGYSGVALLSKTKPIDVTFGIGEEEHDKEGRVITAEFPSYFLVTAYVPNAGRGLVRLEYRQRWDAAFRSYLQGLAAQKPLILCGDLNVAHQEIDLKNPKGNKKNAGFTPEERAGFTTLLEAGFVDSFRHLYPDTPYAYTFWTYMMNARAKNVGWRLDYFLVSKDLLEGLCDSKIRSAALGSDHCPITLYVAA from the exons ATGCCAAAACgagggaagaagaagggagaagatGAAGCCCTTCCAGAGGAAAAAGAAGTGGCAG AGCCGGAGCCTAAAAAGGCTAAGAAAGGTGGAGCAAAAGCCGAGAAGGAGGCTGACGGTCCTATCATGTATCAGGATCCGCCAGATAAACTCACATCTCCCAGCGGCAAGAAATACACATTGAAGGTCACTTCCTGGAACGTTGATGGAATCCGAGCCTGGTTCAAGAAGAAAGGTCTGGAG TGGGTGTGCAAAGAGAACCCCGATGTCCTGTGCCTCCAGGAAACAAAATGTGCAGAAAAACAGCTTCCCGCTGAGGTACGGGATCTTGCCGAATATCCCCACAAATACTGGGCCTGCTCAGATGATAAGGAAGGCTACAGTGGCGTCGCCCTGCTCTCCAAAACCAAGCCCATTGATGTCACCTTCGGTATCG gGGAGGAAGAGCACGACAAGGAAGGCCGTGTGATCACGGCCGAgttcccctcttatttcctggTGACGGCCTACGTGCCTAACGCCGGCCGGGGCCTGGTGCGGCTGGAATACCGCCAGCGCTGGGACGCGGCCTTCCGCTCCTACCTCCAAGGCCTGGCTGCCCAGAAGCCCCTCATCTTGTGCGGGGACCTCAACGTCGCCCACCAGGAGATCGACCTGAAGAACCCGAAGGGCAACAAGAAGAACGCCGGCTTCACGCCGGAGGAGCGGGCCGGCTTCACCACCTTGCTGGAAGCGGGCTTCGTCGACAGCTTCCGCCACCTCTACCCGGACACGCCCTACGCCTACACCTTCTGGACCTACATGATGAACGCCCGGGCCAAGAACGTGGGCTGGCGGCTCGACTACTTCCTGGTTTCGAAGGACCTCCTGGAAGGTCTCTGTGACAGCAAGATCCGCTCCGCAGCCCTGGGGAGTGACCACTGCCCCATCACCCTGTACGTGGCTGCGTGA